One part of the Sorangiineae bacterium MSr11954 genome encodes these proteins:
- a CDS encoding E3 ubiquitin ligase family protein, with amino-acid sequence MFAPLVRTGDALVRGQAVASRHGLLCAEGNVVCTEPVISPVTGTPCLFYSIRATVRWHEAGMRRQRVLDSRHEAARFALDDGSGAIWIDAVWGGHFEPMETTRQSKPIGPYGHIAGTDFLFGKYKLSTGALPRGAICRVEEHVLPLLPRLYARGKIESRGIGHPGWCKLFLEGRAAAH; translated from the coding sequence TTGTTCGCGCCGTTGGTGCGCACGGGCGATGCGCTGGTGCGCGGGCAGGCGGTCGCGTCGCGGCACGGTCTTCTGTGCGCCGAGGGAAATGTGGTGTGCACGGAGCCGGTCATCTCTCCGGTGACGGGCACGCCCTGTCTCTTTTATTCGATCCGGGCGACGGTTCGCTGGCACGAGGCGGGGATGCGCCGGCAAAGGGTGCTCGACAGCCGGCACGAGGCCGCTCGCTTCGCGCTCGACGATGGGAGCGGGGCGATCTGGATCGACGCGGTGTGGGGCGGGCATTTCGAGCCGATGGAGACGACGCGGCAGAGCAAACCCATTGGGCCCTATGGGCATATCGCAGGAACGGATTTTCTATTCGGCAAGTACAAGTTGTCGACGGGTGCACTTCCGCGCGGCGCGATATGCCGGGTGGAGGAGCATGTGCTGCCGTTGCTTCCGAGGCTCTACGCGCGGGGGAAAATCGAGAGTCGCGGGATCGGCCACCCGGGGTGGTGCAAGCTCTTTCTCGAAGGACGGGCGGCGGCGCATTGA
- a CDS encoding sigma-70 family RNA polymerase sigma factor produces the protein MILSMELQTCGFDAPDGWETIEQRLRDMVAAGRAAWPTVVLEERAFVRYVAERLARTDSILGALESLHASDLYLACGCVKGNEAALAAFDGAMRKVAEVALRRMWGTGPRAASPHEHSPSHADDALQALSTRLLVPVGDAPPRIAEYSGRGDLRGWFRVAITREALSAARATKREVGLDERSMAMTPCTQADPELSHLRRRFASEFSAAFAEAARSLESAERNLLRHHYLDGLSIDEIGAIYRIHRVTAARRLNRAREALVLATRRLLAERLNATPSELQSAMRALDGVVDITLRNALCPTDMGTDATSQTSNSHRH, from the coding sequence ATGATTCTGTCGATGGAGCTCCAGACGTGCGGCTTCGACGCGCCCGATGGCTGGGAGACCATCGAGCAGCGCCTTCGCGACATGGTCGCAGCGGGGCGCGCGGCGTGGCCCACCGTGGTCCTCGAGGAGCGCGCGTTCGTGCGCTACGTGGCGGAGCGTCTCGCTCGAACGGACTCGATCCTCGGTGCGCTGGAGTCGTTGCATGCTTCGGACTTGTATCTGGCATGCGGTTGCGTGAAGGGCAACGAGGCTGCCCTGGCGGCTTTTGACGGCGCCATGCGCAAGGTGGCAGAGGTCGCCCTTCGTCGGATGTGGGGCACCGGTCCGCGCGCGGCAAGCCCGCACGAGCATTCTCCCTCGCACGCCGACGATGCGCTCCAAGCCTTGAGCACGCGTCTCCTGGTGCCGGTGGGCGACGCGCCGCCGCGCATCGCCGAATACTCCGGGCGCGGGGATTTGCGCGGTTGGTTTCGGGTCGCGATCACGCGCGAGGCGCTGAGCGCGGCGCGGGCCACCAAACGCGAGGTGGGCCTGGACGAACGGTCCATGGCCATGACTCCGTGCACGCAAGCGGATCCCGAGCTCTCCCATTTGCGGCGTCGTTTTGCGTCGGAATTTTCTGCCGCGTTCGCGGAGGCGGCGCGTTCGCTCGAGAGCGCCGAGCGCAATCTCTTGCGCCACCATTACCTCGACGGGCTCTCCATCGACGAAATCGGGGCCATCTACCGGATCCACCGGGTGACCGCCGCGCGGCGGTTGAATCGTGCGCGCGAGGCGCTGGTCCTCGCGACTCGGCGGCTCTTGGCGGAGCGGCTGAACGCCACGCCAAGCGAGCTCCAGAGCGCGATGCGGGCGCTGGATGGAGTGGTCGATATCACGCTTCGAAATGCGCTGTGTCCCACGGACATGGGCACGGACGCGACCTCGCAAACCTCGAATTCCCATCGCCATTGA
- a CDS encoding LysR family transcriptional regulator produces the protein MDRFDAMRVFTRIVERRSFTLAAEDLRLPKATVTHALKQLEARLGVRLIQRTTRHVSPTLDGEAYYQRCLRLLADVEEAESAFKDAKPKGLLRVDVHGTLARHFVIPALPEFFERYPDVELHMSEGDRLVDPVRDGIDCVLRVGELRDSSMIARQVTLLEEITCASPAYLARYGTPRTLEQLGEHRAVNFVSSATNKPFPFEFLVGGSVKLKTLRGALSVNGAEAYIGAAIAGLGLIQVPRYHVAEALAQGRLRPVLIKFPPPRTPVSLLYPHNRQLSPRVRVFVDWVAEQFAKP, from the coding sequence ATGGACCGTTTCGATGCCATGCGGGTGTTCACGCGAATCGTGGAGCGCCGCAGCTTCACCTTGGCGGCCGAGGATCTGCGGTTGCCCAAGGCCACGGTCACCCACGCGTTGAAGCAGCTGGAGGCGCGGCTCGGCGTGCGCTTGATCCAGCGCACCACCCGCCATGTCAGCCCGACCTTGGACGGCGAAGCGTATTACCAGCGCTGCCTGCGGCTCCTCGCCGACGTGGAGGAGGCGGAGAGCGCGTTCAAAGACGCCAAGCCCAAAGGGCTCTTGCGCGTCGACGTGCACGGCACCTTGGCGCGCCACTTCGTCATCCCGGCCTTGCCGGAGTTCTTCGAGCGCTATCCGGACGTCGAGCTGCACATGAGCGAGGGCGATCGCCTAGTCGATCCGGTGCGCGATGGGATCGACTGCGTGCTGCGCGTGGGCGAGCTCCGCGACAGCTCGATGATCGCCCGGCAGGTCACCTTGCTGGAGGAGATCACCTGCGCCAGCCCCGCCTACTTGGCCCGATACGGCACCCCGCGCACCCTCGAGCAGCTGGGCGAGCACCGGGCCGTCAACTTCGTCTCATCGGCGACGAACAAGCCGTTTCCGTTCGAGTTCCTCGTGGGCGGGAGCGTGAAGCTGAAGACCCTGCGCGGGGCGCTCTCCGTCAACGGCGCCGAGGCCTACATTGGAGCAGCTATCGCGGGCCTCGGTTTGATCCAAGTGCCGCGCTACCACGTGGCCGAGGCGCTCGCGCAAGGCCGTCTTCGCCCGGTGCTCATCAAATTTCCGCCGCCGAGAACACCGGTGTCATTGCTCTATCCCCACAACCGGCAGCTCTCGCCGCGCGTGCGGGTCTTCGTCGATTGGGTGGCGGAGCAGTTCGCGAAACCGTAG
- a CDS encoding tetratricopeptide repeat protein: MPSCDSNTIAAFIEGALSAEEEARFEAHVDTCPECRALLGMLGRSAVALRDGQPDPEASPPIRIGERVGRYVILDWLGEGGMGVVYAAHDPELDRTIALKFLRPGLLDTRSAGGERLLGEARAMAKVAHPNVVNVFDAGVHGERIFVVMERVDGSTLREWLAAAPRAPRDVLHMFVEAGRGVAAAHAAGLVHRDFKPDNVLVGADGRVRVTDFGLALARAANVERLGPTDDARGPGTPAYMAPEHGDPDRIDARTDQFSFCVALYEALHGAPPFPRKAAPEKYARTPDPPRGVPRRVARAIVRGLRANKEERHPSMTALLDELAPPRWPLRVVLALGILVLAIAGGASFAMHRLAARPAVCPSAEPKLAGVWDGPSRERVHKAFLATGQPYAEDTWKKTERILDTYVSRWTAMNVEACEATQIRAEQSPQLMDLRIDCLAGELREMKALISVYADADAKTLQESVKSARALRSVDACSDVRSLVTKLAPPSDPAQRARIDEVLERVGQAAALESAAKYVRAAEVAQAAATDAATLGYPPALAEALRRRANIAWRRGDDAAAVLDLFSTIEAAEMGRDDLLKARALTTLVYVLGDRQQRYADAERIAQLARGAIERSGGHGELEARLLEGLAAIHQGQGRYDEARKLGVEALALWEKANGPDDLEVAISLNNLSLALRRLGDLSGTLAKREQALGILQRVLGRGHPTTATIQGNVAVALTDMHRLDTAWAMAEESRDLLAQTLGPDHVQVAYIEDTLAAIRLEQDRCAEALPHAQRATDIIERTRGPKSPTLAEVLNTVGRIERCLGRVERAIELHRRALSIWEPASTESGGYATTLHAMGEDWLAAKRPSSALAPLERALQLRSGPDRLQEDLADTRFTLARALDGARREPDRARSLADAALDFYAATPGCERDRDTVAMFLRTLR; this comes from the coding sequence ATGCCGTCGTGCGATTCCAATACGATAGCCGCCTTCATCGAGGGCGCTCTTTCGGCCGAGGAGGAAGCTCGCTTCGAAGCGCACGTGGACACGTGCCCCGAGTGCCGCGCCCTGCTCGGCATGCTGGGGCGCTCCGCCGTCGCCCTGCGCGACGGGCAGCCGGATCCCGAGGCCTCCCCGCCCATTCGAATCGGTGAGCGCGTCGGCCGCTACGTGATCCTCGATTGGCTCGGCGAAGGGGGCATGGGCGTGGTCTACGCGGCCCACGATCCCGAGCTCGATCGGACGATCGCGTTGAAGTTCCTTCGCCCCGGTCTCTTGGATACGCGCTCGGCCGGCGGCGAGCGGCTCCTGGGGGAGGCCCGCGCCATGGCCAAGGTCGCGCACCCCAACGTGGTCAATGTGTTCGACGCCGGGGTGCACGGCGAACGAATCTTCGTCGTCATGGAGCGGGTCGACGGCTCCACCCTGCGCGAATGGCTGGCCGCCGCGCCGCGCGCACCGCGCGACGTCCTGCACATGTTCGTGGAGGCCGGGCGAGGGGTGGCGGCCGCGCACGCGGCGGGGCTGGTGCACCGCGACTTCAAACCCGACAACGTGCTCGTGGGCGCCGACGGGCGCGTGCGCGTCACCGACTTCGGCCTCGCCTTGGCCCGCGCCGCCAACGTCGAGCGGCTCGGACCGACGGACGACGCACGCGGACCGGGCACCCCCGCGTACATGGCGCCCGAGCACGGCGATCCCGATCGCATCGACGCCCGCACCGACCAATTCAGCTTTTGCGTCGCGCTCTACGAAGCGCTGCACGGCGCCCCGCCGTTTCCGCGCAAGGCCGCCCCCGAAAAGTACGCGCGCACCCCCGATCCGCCGCGCGGCGTGCCGCGCAGGGTGGCCCGCGCCATCGTACGCGGGCTGCGGGCGAACAAGGAGGAGCGCCACCCGTCGATGACCGCGCTCTTGGACGAGCTCGCGCCGCCTCGCTGGCCCTTGCGCGTGGTGCTCGCCCTGGGAATTTTGGTGCTCGCCATCGCGGGCGGCGCCTCGTTCGCCATGCACCGCCTGGCGGCGCGTCCAGCCGTCTGCCCCAGCGCCGAGCCCAAGCTCGCCGGGGTGTGGGACGGGCCCTCGCGCGAACGGGTGCACAAAGCGTTTCTCGCCACCGGGCAACCTTATGCCGAGGACACGTGGAAGAAGACGGAGCGCATCCTCGACACCTACGTGTCCCGCTGGACGGCGATGAACGTGGAGGCGTGCGAGGCCACCCAGATCCGCGCCGAACAATCGCCGCAGCTCATGGATTTGCGCATCGATTGCCTGGCCGGCGAGCTCCGCGAAATGAAGGCGCTGATCTCCGTCTACGCCGATGCAGATGCAAAGACGTTGCAAGAGTCCGTCAAATCGGCCCGCGCCCTCCGCAGCGTCGACGCGTGCTCCGACGTGCGCTCGCTGGTCACCAAGCTCGCGCCGCCCTCGGATCCCGCCCAGCGCGCGCGCATCGACGAGGTGCTGGAGCGGGTCGGCCAAGCGGCGGCCCTGGAGAGCGCCGCCAAGTACGTGCGCGCGGCCGAGGTGGCCCAGGCGGCGGCGACCGACGCCGCCACCCTCGGCTACCCGCCCGCGCTCGCCGAGGCCCTGCGCCGCCGCGCGAACATCGCATGGCGCCGCGGAGACGATGCCGCCGCCGTCCTCGATTTGTTCTCCACCATCGAGGCTGCCGAGATGGGCCGCGACGATCTGCTCAAGGCGCGCGCGCTCACCACCCTCGTCTACGTGCTCGGCGATCGGCAGCAGCGCTACGCGGACGCCGAGCGGATCGCGCAGCTGGCCCGCGGCGCCATCGAGCGCAGCGGCGGCCACGGCGAGCTCGAGGCGCGGCTCTTGGAGGGCCTGGCGGCCATCCACCAAGGGCAAGGCCGCTACGACGAGGCGCGAAAGCTCGGCGTGGAGGCGCTCGCCCTCTGGGAGAAGGCCAACGGCCCCGACGATCTCGAGGTAGCCATCTCGCTGAACAACCTCTCGCTCGCCTTGCGAAGGCTCGGCGATCTCTCCGGCACCCTGGCCAAACGCGAGCAGGCGCTGGGCATCCTCCAGCGCGTGCTCGGCCGCGGTCACCCCACCACCGCCACCATCCAGGGCAACGTCGCCGTCGCGCTCACCGATATGCACCGCCTCGACACCGCGTGGGCCATGGCCGAAGAGTCGCGCGATCTGCTCGCGCAGACCCTGGGCCCCGATCATGTTCAAGTCGCATACATCGAGGACACCCTCGCAGCGATCCGCCTGGAGCAAGATCGCTGCGCCGAGGCCTTGCCGCACGCGCAGCGCGCCACGGATATCATCGAGCGCACGCGGGGTCCGAAGAGCCCGACCCTGGCCGAGGTGCTCAACACCGTGGGCCGCATCGAGCGCTGTCTGGGGCGGGTCGAGCGCGCCATCGAGCTGCACCGCCGCGCCCTTTCCATCTGGGAGCCCGCGTCCACCGAGAGCGGGGGCTACGCCACCACCCTGCACGCCATGGGCGAGGACTGGCTCGCCGCCAAGCGGCCCTCGAGCGCCCTCGCCCCCCTCGAGCGCGCCCTCCAGCTCCGCAGCGGACCCGATCGCTTGCAAGAAGATCTGGCAGACACTCGATTCACCCTCGCCCGGGCCCTGGACGGCGCCCGGCGCGAGCCCGATCGGGCGCGCTCGCTCGCCGACGCCGCCCTCGACTTCTATGCGGCGACACCGGGTTGCGAACGCGATCGCGATACGGTTGCAATGTTCTTGCGAACGTTACGCTAG
- a CDS encoding SDR family oxidoreductase, with protein sequence MNNGNRKVAIVTGASRGIGAAIASRLAADGMAVVVNYVGSAEEAETVISTIRAAGGVATAVRADVADPAAARRLFEEAEAAFGKVSVLVNNAGIMQPGLVPLADTSDALFDRLVAVNLKGTFNTLREAASRLGEGGRIVNFSSSTVGLTPPGYSAYVATKAGVEAMTNIFAKELRGRSITVNAVAPGPTATALFFNGKSQELIDHFTKAAPLERLGTPEDIAAAVAFLVGPDGAWINGQTLRANGGIV encoded by the coding sequence ATGAACAACGGAAATCGGAAGGTCGCCATCGTCACGGGAGCCTCGCGCGGGATCGGAGCCGCCATCGCCTCGCGCCTCGCGGCCGATGGAATGGCGGTGGTCGTGAACTATGTCGGCAGCGCCGAGGAGGCCGAGACGGTCATCTCCACCATTCGCGCGGCCGGCGGGGTGGCCACCGCGGTGCGAGCGGACGTCGCCGATCCGGCGGCCGCGCGGCGCTTGTTCGAGGAGGCCGAGGCCGCGTTCGGCAAGGTGAGCGTGCTCGTCAACAACGCGGGCATCATGCAACCGGGCCTCGTGCCCTTGGCCGACACGAGCGACGCGCTCTTCGATCGGCTGGTGGCCGTCAACCTCAAAGGCACGTTCAACACCTTGCGCGAGGCGGCCAGCCGCCTCGGCGAGGGCGGGCGCATCGTCAACTTCTCCTCCAGCACCGTCGGCCTCACGCCGCCGGGCTACTCGGCCTATGTGGCGACCAAGGCTGGCGTGGAGGCCATGACGAACATCTTTGCCAAGGAGCTGCGCGGAAGGTCCATCACCGTCAACGCCGTGGCGCCGGGACCCACGGCCACCGCGCTGTTCTTCAATGGCAAATCGCAGGAGCTCATCGACCACTTCACCAAGGCGGCCCCGCTGGAGCGGCTGGGAACGCCCGAGGACATCGCGGCCGCCGTCGCCTTTTTGGTGGGCCCCGACGGAGCGTGGATCAATGGCCAAACCTTGCGCGCCAACGGCGGGATCGTCTGA
- a CDS encoding HIT family protein, with product MGCIFCEIAGGKLPAARVLDEPDVVAFLDKKPLFHGHVLVIPRAHVETLPELPPAGLSALFPVVQRVARAVEAALEAEGSFVAMNNKVSQSVPHLHVHVVPRRKGDGLKGFFWPRTKYASDEAMNEVAARVRARLEAP from the coding sequence ATGGGTTGCATTTTTTGTGAGATCGCGGGCGGCAAGCTCCCCGCGGCGCGGGTGCTCGACGAGCCGGATGTCGTGGCCTTTCTCGATAAGAAGCCGCTCTTTCACGGGCACGTTTTGGTGATTCCGCGCGCCCACGTCGAGACGCTCCCGGAGCTCCCCCCGGCGGGGTTATCGGCCCTTTTTCCCGTGGTTCAGCGGGTCGCGCGGGCGGTGGAGGCCGCGCTCGAGGCCGAGGGATCCTTCGTGGCCATGAACAACAAGGTCAGTCAGAGCGTCCCCCATTTGCACGTGCACGTGGTGCCCCGGCGAAAGGGCGACGGCTTGAAAGGCTTCTTCTGGCCCCGCACCAAGTACGCCAGCGACGAGGCGATGAACGAGGTCGCCGCGCGCGTCCGCGCACGCCTCGAGGCGCCCTGA
- a CDS encoding M1 family metallopeptidase → MRSRFKPVIRNVAITTLALAPLAACGDSESLSAPGSLTGDGPVSGAPGNPNVGQPGTKEPGNKPAPIAEIDKSAKPIELPDTVWPKNYKLWFRPDATLKTFVGRADVEIEVLKAVDAITVAAHNLNFAKGRTTLRKLSNASSAIALTPVPQTLGDLVQLRVSHGQIAPGKYQLHMEWDGKIQFSDAEYCPPDEVARNPFCSSATGIFKVGLQTPDGVTSDAIVTQGETNYARQWFPGWDEPAFRHTFEVSAEVPGEWKTVSNGANLPAVKLPDGYQQVSFEKTPVMPMYLLFFGGGKFDILEDNFKNPLDGSDVHLRWFTPPGRSTWATFQMQWTKEAMDFYYKYTGIPLPFKKFDTIAANDSYDNKPRTGFGGMENWGAIFEFADLVLTKPGDRPEPYSVSVVTHEIAHQWFGDLVTPDWWDNVWLNESFATWFANRTVIQYHPEYYTFTDFANGKRGVFNADVRNTAVPVQRNLSDPGSFGFINPSVFVYTKGNYLLQMFENYLGAEGMQKGLQIYLKNYAFGNATPARLWKSLEEGSGKKIADIGDSFIRQTGMPLVTVDGQCVNNTTYVSITQAAYPNQNVYPASKWNIPLTLAYGNALQERKTIVLSESSTQIELPGCTAVVANPTGLDYYVTNYSGPSWSALLAKVQSVASNKPLLSNIVNDATRLLASGLISQAQYDQIKNVINLPTTFKADALEVQSSEPLSSQNALRYQGELKLRENTSR, encoded by the coding sequence ATGAGATCACGATTCAAGCCCGTCATCAGAAATGTTGCCATCACCACGCTCGCCCTAGCGCCGCTCGCGGCCTGCGGTGACTCGGAGAGTCTCTCGGCTCCCGGTTCCCTGACGGGCGATGGCCCGGTTTCCGGCGCGCCGGGCAACCCGAACGTCGGCCAGCCCGGGACCAAGGAGCCGGGGAACAAGCCGGCGCCCATCGCCGAAATCGACAAGTCGGCCAAGCCCATCGAGCTGCCCGATACCGTCTGGCCGAAGAACTACAAGCTGTGGTTCCGCCCCGACGCGACCTTGAAGACCTTCGTCGGTCGGGCGGACGTCGAAATCGAGGTGCTCAAAGCGGTCGACGCGATCACCGTCGCCGCGCACAACTTGAATTTCGCCAAGGGTCGCACGACCTTGCGCAAGCTGTCGAATGCGTCCTCGGCCATTGCGTTGACCCCCGTGCCGCAAACCCTTGGCGACCTCGTGCAATTGCGCGTCAGCCACGGCCAAATCGCCCCCGGCAAGTATCAACTGCACATGGAGTGGGACGGCAAGATTCAGTTCTCCGACGCGGAGTACTGCCCGCCCGATGAAGTGGCACGCAATCCTTTCTGCTCTTCGGCCACCGGCATCTTCAAGGTCGGCCTGCAGACCCCCGACGGTGTCACCAGCGACGCCATCGTCACGCAGGGCGAAACGAACTATGCGCGCCAGTGGTTCCCGGGCTGGGACGAGCCCGCCTTCCGCCACACCTTCGAGGTGAGCGCGGAGGTCCCGGGCGAATGGAAGACCGTATCCAATGGCGCGAACCTGCCGGCGGTCAAGCTTCCGGACGGCTACCAACAGGTGTCGTTCGAGAAGACGCCCGTGATGCCGATGTATCTCCTGTTCTTCGGCGGCGGCAAATTCGACATCCTCGAAGACAACTTCAAGAACCCTCTGGACGGCAGCGACGTGCACCTGCGCTGGTTCACGCCCCCGGGCCGTTCGACTTGGGCCACATTCCAGATGCAGTGGACCAAGGAGGCGATGGACTTCTACTACAAGTACACGGGCATCCCGCTGCCGTTCAAGAAGTTCGACACGATCGCCGCCAACGACAGCTATGACAACAAGCCGCGCACCGGCTTTGGTGGCATGGAGAACTGGGGCGCCATCTTCGAGTTCGCGGATCTGGTGCTGACCAAGCCGGGCGATCGGCCCGAGCCGTACTCCGTCAGCGTCGTAACGCACGAGATTGCGCACCAGTGGTTCGGCGATTTGGTAACGCCCGACTGGTGGGACAACGTTTGGCTCAACGAGTCGTTTGCGACCTGGTTCGCGAACCGCACCGTCATCCAGTACCACCCCGAGTATTACACGTTCACGGACTTTGCGAACGGCAAGCGCGGCGTCTTCAACGCGGATGTTCGCAACACCGCGGTCCCCGTGCAGCGCAACCTGAGCGATCCCGGCTCGTTCGGCTTCATCAACCCGTCGGTGTTCGTCTACACCAAGGGCAACTACCTCCTGCAGATGTTCGAGAACTACCTCGGCGCGGAGGGCATGCAAAAAGGCCTTCAGATTTATCTGAAGAATTACGCCTTCGGCAACGCCACCCCGGCGCGCCTCTGGAAGTCGCTCGAGGAGGGCAGCGGCAAGAAGATCGCCGACATCGGCGACAGCTTCATTCGCCAGACCGGCATGCCGTTGGTCACGGTCGACGGGCAGTGCGTGAACAACACCACGTATGTCTCGATCACACAGGCGGCGTACCCCAATCAAAACGTGTACCCGGCGTCGAAGTGGAACATTCCGCTGACCCTCGCCTATGGCAATGCGCTGCAGGAGCGCAAGACCATCGTCCTTTCGGAGAGCTCCACGCAAATCGAGCTGCCCGGATGCACGGCCGTGGTCGCCAACCCCACGGGCCTCGACTACTACGTGACGAATTACAGCGGCCCGTCCTGGTCGGCGCTCCTGGCCAAGGTGCAGTCGGTCGCCAGCAACAAGCCGCTGCTGAGCAACATCGTCAACGACGCCACGCGCTTGCTGGCATCGGGCCTCATCTCGCAAGCGCAATACGATCAAATCAAGAACGTCATCAATTTGCCCACGACGTTCAAAGCTGACGCGTTGGAAGTTCAGTCGTCGGAGCCACTCAGCTCTCAAAACGCATTGCGTTATCAGGGTGAGCTGAAGCTGCGCGAAAATACGTCGCGCTAA
- a CDS encoding ThuA domain-containing protein, with translation MTATAKSGASTLARIIVLLLGCVCFDSNLAYGEERAAPKFKVLAFYNGTYDAAHISFVREANRWFPQVAAQHGFSYTSTNDWNRLNANELGQYQVVMFLDDLPHTAPQKSAFQTYMQNGGAWFGFHVAAFNTDPGSWSWYHRQFLGTGAFKSNTWGPTTAVLRVENRTHPATARLPATFRSAVSEWYSWNNDLRKDANIRILASVDPSSFPLGTDPNQTWYNGYYPILWTNVNYRMLYANFGHDAMDYGANKPLSSTFASEVQNRFIVDGLLWLGGAAAAPVQGLGSDAQPEMN, from the coding sequence ATGACTGCGACTGCAAAATCCGGAGCCAGCACCTTGGCACGAATCATCGTCCTGCTACTCGGCTGTGTTTGTTTCGATTCGAATTTGGCATACGGGGAGGAACGAGCCGCTCCCAAATTCAAAGTGCTCGCCTTTTACAATGGCACGTACGACGCAGCCCATATCAGCTTCGTGCGCGAGGCCAACCGCTGGTTCCCGCAGGTGGCCGCGCAACATGGGTTTTCGTATACGTCGACCAACGATTGGAATCGATTGAACGCGAACGAGCTGGGGCAGTACCAGGTCGTGATGTTCCTCGACGATCTGCCGCACACCGCCCCTCAGAAATCGGCCTTTCAAACGTACATGCAGAACGGGGGCGCGTGGTTCGGGTTCCACGTCGCCGCGTTCAACACCGATCCCGGATCGTGGTCCTGGTACCACCGTCAATTCCTGGGAACGGGCGCCTTCAAATCGAACACGTGGGGCCCGACGACGGCGGTGCTGCGCGTGGAGAACCGTACGCACCCGGCCACCGCGCGGCTGCCGGCGACGTTCAGGTCGGCGGTCAGCGAGTGGTACAGCTGGAACAACGATTTGAGGAAGGACGCCAACATTCGGATCTTGGCGTCCGTCGATCCTTCGAGCTTTCCGCTGGGCACCGATCCCAATCAGACCTGGTACAACGGGTATTACCCGATCCTTTGGACCAACGTGAATTACCGCATGCTCTATGCGAACTTCGGGCACGACGCCATGGATTACGGGGCGAACAAGCCCCTCTCGTCCACGTTCGCCAGCGAGGTCCAGAACCGGTTCATCGTGGACGGGCTCCTGTGGTTGGGCGGCGCGGCCGCGGCGCCGGTGCAGGGTCTGGGTTCGGATGCGCAGCCGGAGATGAACTAG